One segment of Panthera leo isolate Ple1 chromosome A3, P.leo_Ple1_pat1.1, whole genome shotgun sequence DNA contains the following:
- the SCAND1 gene encoding SCAN domain-containing protein 1, with product MAATEPSLAAAAGLKSPPEEEEGAGLSSGPERNFAASSSSPKALPSAPEPSSPSAAVSEGIPTPPAAASAALELPLRPAALDSPPLAEAAPRSPPQPGGSRPGPETFRQRFRQFRYQDAAGPREAFRQLRELSRQWLRPDIRTKEQIVEMLVQEQLLAILPEAARARRLRRRSDVRITG from the coding sequence ATGGCTGCGACGGAGCCGAGCTTGGCGGCTGCTGCGGGCCTCAAGTCGCcgccagaggaggaagaaggagccGGCCTGAGCTCAGGTCCGGAGCGTAACTTTGCGGCGTCCTCGTCGAGCCCTAAGGCCCTACCGTCTGCCCCCGAACCCTCCAGTCCCAGCGCCGCGGTGTCTGAAGGGATTCCTACGCCTCCCGCGGCTGCCTCCGCGGCCCTCGAGCTGCCTCTGAGGCCCGCAGCCTTGGACTCCCCGCCGCTTGCCGAAGCCGCTCCGCGCTCCCCTCCACAGCCTGGCGGCTCCCGACCCGGCCCCGAGACGTTCCGCCAGCGTTTCCGGCAGTTCCGCTACCAGGATGCCGCAGGCCCGCGGGAGGCGTTCCGGCAGCTGCGGGAGCTCTCGCGCCAATGGCTGCGACCCGACATTCGCACGAAGGAGCAGATCGTGGAGATGCTGGTGCAGGAGCAGCTGCTCGCCATCCTGCCCGAGGCGGCGCGGGCTCGGCGGCTTCGCCGCCGCTCCGATGTGCGCATCACGGGCTGA